From the genome of Papaver somniferum cultivar HN1 chromosome 2, ASM357369v1, whole genome shotgun sequence, one region includes:
- the LOC113346915 gene encoding ricin B-like lectin EULS3: protein MEFPFEHHNRHRREQEEEEYRHQPPPPPSYRSEQQDEYGYGPPPPPSYTSEHKQHHHERPPPHNERFEERPPHYERFGEAPPPPPGQEFGYGGHTQSPGYPSVVQHVSHEHQSFEQNPSDEFRHESFGNHRRPPSHEYDGSSQGSAGMPDIHNKRTFRIYSKADPDYSLTIRDGEVVLSRSNENDEFQHWIKDEQFSTRVKDETGMPSFALVNKATGQAIKHSIAETNPVRLVPYNPNYLDQSVLWTESKDLGNGYRCIRMVNDIHLNIDAFKGDKQDGGVHDGNIIVLWGWKNGENQLWKIVPYY, encoded by the exons ATGGAATTCCCATTTGAACATCACAATCGTCATCGtagagaacaagaagaagaggaatatcgtcatcaaccaccaccaccaccatcatacaGAAGTGAACAacaagatgaatatggttatggaccaccaccaccaccatcatacaCAAGTGAACACAAACAACATCACCATGAAAGACCTCCTCCACACAACGAGAGATTTGAGGAAAGACCTCCACATTATGAAAGATTTGGTGaagcacctccaccaccaccaggacAAGAATTTGGATATGGGGGACACACTCAATCTCCTGGTTATCCATCAGTAGTTCAACATGTTTCACATGAGCATCAAAGTTTTGAACAAAACCCATCTGATGAATTCCGCCATGAAAGTTTCGGGAATCATCGTCGCCCACCTAGTCATGAATATGATGGTAGTAGCCAGGGTTCAGCTGGTATGCCTGACATTCATAACAAACGCACTTTTAGGATTTACTCTAAAGCAGACCCTGATTATTCTCTTACCATTAGAGATGGAGAAGTTGTTTTATCCCGATCTAATGAAAACGACGAGTTTCAG CATTGGATCAAAGATGAGCAGTTCAGTACAAGGGTTAAGGATGAAACGGGTATGCCTTCATTTGCTCTGGTTAATAAAGCTACGGGCCAGGCCATTAAGCACTCCATCGCTGAGACTAATCCC GTTCGACTAGTTCCCTACAATCCAAATTATCTCGATCAGTCGGTCTTGTGGACAGAGAGCAAGGACTTGGGTAATGGTTACAGATGCATAAGGATGGTAAATGATATCCATTTGAATATCGATGCTTTCAAGGGAGATAAGCAAGATGGAGGAGTACATGATGGAAACATTATCGTTCTCTGGGGATGGAAGAATGGAGAAAACCAGCTTTGGAAGATCGTTCCCTACTATT GA